One genomic segment of Pseudorasbora parva isolate DD20220531a chromosome 6, ASM2467924v1, whole genome shotgun sequence includes these proteins:
- the naca gene encoding nascent polypeptide-associated complex subunit alpha, which translates to TPCNFLIAKKSHSSILFPLATPAAAAPAPSQAKPKEGKTNPKLSSSPHATAPKPVPAGRRKRSSLSASSSSPTSPKSASGPRATPPCSPLASPPADSPAALKAEQTAPRVVKAGKQGKQQKTKNFKPAEHEQASPSASKPAPVAVLPSLAVPIPEEPKPSGNANASPVSSKIAVAPVAFKVTSKSAVPAPKSFTAAVATSPPKVFETPKFASEAPKVATPAASEAKMTSPSKAAEKPVPAQVPSVNQANAAPLKPAPWVVPAKFEDEDLPPLLPPGNPFAMPDFPPMPPSAIPVVTPSAPKAEPVASTKVESGPAPKTKVAAIAKPAPKIEPVHTPKGEAAPAPKAKSTPSPKAEPVPAIKVKPIAVPKVEVAAPKFEAAPALKVEAPPAAKVKPAPKAKSAPISKVEPAVKVEAAAPAVKVEAAAPKVKSPPTSKVEATAPVVEAASPIPKVKAAAAPKVEAAAPTPKVVAAAPTPKVVAAAPTPKVVAAAPTPKVVAAAPTPKVEAAAPTPKVEAAAPTPKVVAAALTPKVEVAAPTPKVELAAPTPKVEVAAPPTPKVEAAAPTPKVEVAAPTPKVEVAAPPTPKVKAVAPPKVKTVAAPKVEAAVPKVEAAAPKVKAAPPTVEAAAPKVKPAPALKVKPAAAPSPKVEAASPAPKVEAAAPKVKPADPSPKVEAASPKVEAASAAPKVEAAAPKVKPSAALSPAPKVKPVPAPKVEAAVPAPKVKAAAPSPKVEPVAPIPKVEPAPVPKPLKAPPILEPVIKNDKGISFCLS; encoded by the coding sequence ACACCATGCAACTTTTTAATTGCCAAAAAAAGTCACTCTAGCATTTTATTTCCATTAGCCACACCTGCTGCTGCGGCCCCTGCTCCCTCTCAGGCAAAGCCTAAAGAGGGCAAAACTAATCCCAAGCTGTCCTCATCTCCTCATGCCACTGCTCCTAAGCCAGTTCCTGCTGGACGTAGGAAGCGCTCCTCTCTATCTGCCTCCTCAAGCTCCCCTACCTCTCCTAAATCTGCCTCTGGCCCACGTGCTACCCCTCCATGTTCCCCTTTGGCCTCTCCTCCAGCTGACTCTCCTGCAGCCTTGAAAGCTGAGCAAACTGCTCCCAGGGTCGTAAAGGCTGGCAAACAAGGGAAGCAACAGAAAACAAAGAATTTTAAGCCTGCCGAACATGAGCAGGCATCTCCCTCTGCCTCCAAGCCTGCACCAGTGGCAGTTCTGCCGTCTCTTGCTGTACCAATTCCTGAGGAACCAAAACCATCAGGCAATGCTAATGCTTCCCCTGTTTCTTCCAAAATTGCTGTGGCTCCTGTGGCCTTTAAAGTGACTTCCAAATCTGCTGTCCCAGCACCCAAGTCATTTACAGCAGCTGTGGCCACCAGTCCACCCAAAGTGTTTGAAACTCCCAAGTTTGCCTCTGAAGCTCCAAAGGTAGCTACCCCTGCTGCTTCAGAAGCCAAGATGACTTCACCTTCAAAAGCAGCTGAAAAACCTGTCCCTGCCCAAGTGCCAAGTGTAAACCAAGCCAATGCTGCGCCATTAAAACCTGCTCCTTGGGTTGTGCCTGCAAAGTTTGAAGATGAGGATCTCCCACCTCTCTTACCACCTGGGAATCCTTTTGCAATGCCTGATTTCCCCCCCATGCCACCTAGTGCAATCCCTGTAGTTACCCCATCAGCTCCTAAAGCTGAGCCTGTTGCCTCCACTAAAGTTGAATCTGGTCCTGCCCCTAAAACAAAGGTTGCTGCTATAGCTAAGCCAGCTCCTAAAATTGAGCCTGTCCACACCCCTAAAGGTGAGGCTGCTCCTGCACCCAAAGCTAAGTCTACCCCTAGCCCTAAAGCTGAGCCTGTTCCTGCCATTAAAGTTAAACCCATTGCTGTTCCTAAAGTTGAGGTGGCTGCCCCTAAATTTGAAGCTGCTCCTGCCCTTAAAGTTGAGGCTCCCCCTGCTGCTAAAGTTAAGCCTGCTCCTAAAGCAAAGTCTGCTCCTATCTCTAAGGTGGAGCCTGCTGTTAAAGTTGAGGCAGCTGCCCCTGCTGTTAAAGTTGAGGCGGCTGCCCCTAAAGTGAAGTCTCCTCCTACCTCTAAAGTTGAGGCTACTGCTCCTGTAGTTGAGGCTGCTTCTCCTATTCCTAAAGTTAAGGCTGCCGCTGCTCCTAAAGTTGAGGCagctgctcctacccctaaagtTGTGGCagctgctcctacccctaaagtTGTGGCagctgctcctacccctaaagtTGTGGCagctgctcctacccctaaagtTGTGGCagctgctcctacccctaaagtTGAGGCggctgctcctacccctaaagtTGAGGCggctgctcctacccctaaagtTGTGGCGGCTGCTCTTACCCCTAAAGTTGAGGTggctgctcctacccctaaagtTGAGCTggctgctcctacccctaaagtTGAGGTGGCTGCTCCTCCTACCCCTAAAGTTGAGGCtgctgctcctacccctaaagtTGAGGTggctgctcctacccctaaagtTGAGGTGGCTGCTCCTCCTACCCCTAAAGTTAAGGCTGTTGCTCCTCCTAAAGTTAAGACTGTTGCTGCTCCTAAAGTTGAGGCCGCTGTCCCTAAAGTTGAGGCCGCTGCTCCTAAAGTTAAGGCTGCTCCTCCTACAGTTGAGGCTGCTGCCCCCAAAGTTAAACCTGCGCCTGCCCTTAAAGTTAAACCTGCTGCTGCCCCTTCCCCTAAAGTTGAGGCTGCTTCCCCTGCCCCTAAAGTTGAGGCTGCCGCCCCTAAAGTTAAACCTGCTGACCCTTCCCCTAAAGTTGAAGCTGCTTCCCCTAAAGTTGAGGCTGCTTCCGCTGCCCCTAAAGTTGAGGCTGCCGCCCCTAAAGTTAAACCTTCTGCTGCCCTTTCCCCTGCCCCTAAAGTTAAACCTGTGCCTGCCCCTAAAGTTGAGGCTGCGGTGCCTGCTCCTAAAGTTAAGGCTGCTGCCCCTAGCCCTAAAGTTGAGCCTGTTGCCCCTATCCCTAAAGTTGAGCCAGCACCTGTTCCCAAACCACTTAAAGCCCCACCCATACTGGAACCAGTCATCAAGAACGACAAGGGtatctctttctgtctgtcttag